The sequence CGGTGACAGACTCGGTCTGACAAGTAGTCGAAAAGGCCCGCGCAATAGACGACGTCGTAACGCTGCACGCCCTCTTCGGAGTCACCGATCTTCGCTCCCTCGCGCAGGATCTGGTTCACCGAGCGCTGGATCATCCGCAAAGGAGTGGAGCGGCGATGCTTCGCCTTGATGTCTCCAAGAATCTGCGACGTGCGGTCGATGGTTTCCTTGTTGAAGTCAAGCAGGGCGAAGTCCGCTCGCTCGCATAGATCGTCATCCGCCAAAAAGCCCTGCACTTCGCGAGCCGGACCGCAACCGAGATTGAAGATACGGGCCACCTTGCCCGCTCTCATGCGCCGCCGCGTCTCGGAAGAGAGCATCTCCATCAAGTAGGTGATGCGGTTGCGGTGCGCCTCCGCCGGCGGGGCGGCCACGAAAAAGCTGTTCACGATCTTCGCGAAAATGGACGCGCCCTCCTTGGGATCGCGCAGGATCATGTTCACCATCTCGTAGTCGCCCGCATAGCCCAAGGGCTTTTCGTAAGTGCGGTGCACGAAAGGAGCGCACATGACCAGCGGATGAAGTTGGCGGCGGCAATAAGCGCGATGTATGGAGGCAGCTTCCTCGGAAACCCGATCCGTCACCACTTCGAACTTCTTGAACTGCTCTGCCACGACGGGCAGGACCATGGAGTTCACCCGTTCGATCACCTTGACCTCGTTGCGGGCTCGGTCGGGCGGCGGCGAGGAACGAACCGCGATCTCGAGCTGCTCGGTCCAGCGCTGCAAATCGGTCAG comes from Pelagicoccus enzymogenes and encodes:
- a CDS encoding methyltransferase yields the protein MNSSQDLENESIILCRNSQGTQLRATLMRMTRYLVTFEVYNPYSILQLSEVLGEFEIIINSRKVYSGRAIVSNMVNTGLVLVCEATLDEESWLDVEILSPALQVERLAVDFDRLIKDWSKLEAVSPELKVIVSDIETLLTDLQRWTEQLEIAVRSSPPPDRARNEVKVIERVNSMVLPVVAEQFKKFEVVTDRVSEEAASIHRAYCRRQLHPLVMCAPFVHRTYEKPLGYAGDYEMVNMILRDPKEGASIFAKIVNSFFVAAPPAEAHRNRITYLMEMLSSETRRRMRAGKVARIFNLGCGPAREVQGFLADDDLCERADFALLDFNKETIDRTSQILGDIKAKHRRSTPLRMIQRSVNQILREGAKIGDSEEGVQRYDVVYCAGLFDYLSDRVCHRLLETFYEMLAPGGLLVATNVDSSNPVRYMMEYVMEWHLIYRNADELANLAPKGADPEAVKVHKDATGVNIFLEVRKPDE